One Thioclava electrotropha DNA segment encodes these proteins:
- a CDS encoding 2Fe-2S iron-sulfur cluster-binding protein: protein MKVSFHVNGEARALDLDPRVTLLDALRDHLQLTGSKKGCDHGQCGACTVLVDGRRVNSCLSLAVMHEGSEITTIEGLGTPENLNPLQQQFVSCDGYQCGYCTPGQIMSATGMLAEAADGAPSHVSDSLTGKPELSDAEIAERMSGNLCRCSAYPFIREAISRVAEAEEK, encoded by the coding sequence ATGAAGGTTTCATTTCACGTCAATGGCGAGGCCCGCGCGCTTGACCTCGACCCGCGGGTGACGCTGCTCGACGCACTGCGCGACCATCTCCAACTCACCGGCTCGAAAAAGGGCTGCGATCATGGCCAATGCGGCGCCTGCACGGTGCTCGTCGACGGGCGGCGGGTGAACTCCTGCCTCAGCCTCGCGGTGATGCATGAAGGCTCCGAGATCACCACCATCGAAGGGCTCGGCACGCCCGAAAATCTCAACCCGCTGCAACAGCAATTCGTCTCCTGCGACGGCTACCAGTGCGGCTATTGCACGCCGGGGCAGATCATGTCGGCTACCGGGATGCTGGCAGAAGCCGCCGACGGGGCGCCCAGCCATGTCAGCGACAGCCTCACCGGCAAGCCCGAACTGAGCGACGCCGAAATCGCCGAGCGGATGAGCGGCAATCTCTGCCGCTGCTCCGCCTACCCGTTCATCCGCGAGGCCATCTCGCGCGTGGCCGAAGCGGAGGAGAAGTAA
- a CDS encoding fasciclin domain-containing protein: MLRRTFMAAVLAGTALVSAPAHADNHGGMDIVDTAVNAGSFETLVAAVQAAGLVETLKGEGPFTVFAPTDEAFAALPEGTVDDLLKPENKDKLTSILTYHVVPGKVMSGDLSDGMMAATVQGSEVTVKTDPAVMVDEASVTQADIEASNGVIHVIDKVIMPK, translated from the coding sequence ATGCTGAGAAGAACCTTCATGGCCGCAGTCCTCGCCGGTACCGCGCTCGTTTCCGCCCCCGCCCATGCCGACAATCATGGCGGAATGGATATCGTCGACACCGCCGTGAACGCTGGCAGCTTCGAGACGCTCGTGGCCGCGGTGCAGGCCGCCGGTCTGGTCGAGACGCTCAAGGGCGAAGGCCCCTTCACCGTCTTCGCACCCACGGACGAGGCCTTTGCAGCCCTGCCCGAAGGCACCGTCGACGACCTGCTCAAACCCGAGAACAAGGACAAGCTGACGTCGATCCTCACCTATCACGTCGTGCCCGGCAAAGTGATGTCCGGCGATCTGAGCGACGGGATGATGGCCGCGACCGTGCAGGGCTCGGAAGTCACGGTGAAAACCGACCCCGCCGTGATGGTCGATGAAGCCAGCGTGACCCAGGCCGATATCGAGGCCAGCAACGGCGTGATCCATGTGATCGACAAGGTGATCATGCCCAAGTGA
- a CDS encoding nucleotidyltransferase family protein gives MTRKIMGVVLAAGASRRFGARDKLATRAGGEAALVLRSARKLQGLGLHRRAAITRSPRLPKELRGAELDLLCIGPGRVQSASLHRAIRAAQASGASHLLIVLGDMPEVSRAHLRQLLKTPGPHPAMATSDGRFAPPALIPRRLFGAALRLTGDRGAGALLRRAPDLRRVALPPGTLRDIDRPEDLRNATE, from the coding sequence TTGACGCGCAAGATCATGGGCGTGGTCCTCGCGGCGGGCGCGTCGCGGCGCTTCGGTGCGCGGGATAAGCTGGCCACGCGCGCGGGCGGAGAGGCTGCGCTTGTGCTGCGGTCCGCGCGGAAGCTCCAAGGGCTTGGCCTCCATCGACGCGCTGCGATCACCCGCAGCCCCCGGCTGCCGAAAGAGCTACGCGGCGCGGAGCTCGACCTTCTCTGCATCGGACCGGGTCGCGTCCAGAGCGCGAGCCTGCACCGCGCGATCCGCGCCGCTCAAGCCAGTGGCGCGAGCCATCTGCTGATCGTCCTCGGCGATATGCCCGAGGTCTCTCGCGCGCATTTGCGCCAGCTTCTCAAGACACCCGGTCCCCACCCAGCGATGGCCACTTCGGACGGTCGCTTCGCGCCGCCAGCGCTGATCCCGCGCAGGCTGTTCGGCGCGGCTTTGCGGCTGACGGGCGACCGGGGCGCCGGGGCGTTGCTGCGCCGCGCCCCTGACCTGCGACGCGTTGCGCTACCGCCCGGCACGCTCCGCGATATCGACCGGCCTGAAGATCTTCGCAACGCCACAGAATAG
- a CDS encoding pyrroloquinoline quinone-dependent dehydrogenase, which yields MNRKTVSLAFALAFFAAAGYAQDTTATDSTATDNTTQPAADSGTATSTDSSSTDTGSTSDTGNQSDSQTSTDQQTDNPAANEATPPGPDANAEQPKPVADSVAQPMIASGSRERNGTPLVPEQPVWNSFHGQLSAQKYSPLTQINPDNVGDLEKVWQVHTGDVSDGSGDKPATVWSATPIFANDTLYIGTPFYRVLALDPATGEQKWAFDTKSKLEALTQPALKNRGVAYWQAENPVAGKVCQKIVYIGTMDAQLFALDADTGKPCTDFGDNGVLNVDKWNTVNDSFPLSVLQPPTVAGNHLILGWAGQDWESAEAPPGAVFSVDAQTGELQWSFETLPENIRRKTGTANVWTAMSVDPGLNMVYLPVASPSPNYWGGNRTEQIPYATSTTALDLDTGKVVWSRQWVHHDIWDYDINSAPTLMDITVDGKEIPALMQGTKMGFLFVVNRETGEDVWPIEERPVPQGDGTVKGEVYAKTQPFPTKPAPLLDQSKKPEVWGIADLVSGGACSELFDNLTYEGMYTPPTTKGEGTLAYPDSAGGVQWGGVAFDPNAQIAVVNTSHIVQYIKLWERQDYEKNAGGSGNENGFYPQKGAPYGMSLGNALNSLGMPCWKPPFGELVAIDMHTGDVKWRKPLGSSQKYGFFMPESMGSPTIGGPAVTKSGLIFIGATMDAKARAYDIQTGKELWSSQLEAPVVANPAIYEYKGREYVAFISGGNSILKPTVGDLVAVYALPEN from the coding sequence ATGAACCGCAAGACCGTCTCGCTCGCCTTCGCCCTCGCCTTCTTTGCTGCCGCCGGGTATGCGCAGGACACGACCGCGACCGACAGCACCGCAACCGACAACACGACCCAACCCGCAGCCGATAGCGGCACCGCGACCTCGACCGACAGCAGCTCGACCGATACCGGCAGCACCAGCGACACCGGCAACCAGTCGGACAGCCAGACCAGCACCGATCAGCAGACCGACAATCCGGCGGCCAACGAGGCCACGCCGCCCGGCCCCGACGCCAACGCCGAACAGCCCAAGCCCGTCGCCGATAGCGTCGCCCAGCCGATGATCGCCAGCGGCTCGCGCGAGCGCAACGGCACCCCGCTGGTGCCCGAGCAGCCCGTCTGGAACAGCTTCCACGGCCAGCTTTCCGCGCAGAAATATTCGCCGCTGACCCAGATCAATCCCGACAATGTGGGCGATCTGGAGAAGGTCTGGCAGGTCCATACCGGCGACGTCTCGGACGGTTCGGGCGACAAGCCCGCGACGGTCTGGTCAGCCACGCCGATCTTCGCCAATGACACGCTCTATATCGGCACGCCCTTCTACCGCGTGCTGGCGCTCGACCCGGCCACGGGCGAGCAGAAATGGGCCTTCGACACGAAATCCAAGCTGGAGGCGCTGACCCAGCCAGCGCTGAAGAACCGTGGCGTCGCCTATTGGCAGGCCGAGAACCCGGTCGCGGGCAAGGTGTGCCAGAAGATCGTCTATATCGGCACGATGGATGCGCAGCTCTTCGCGCTCGACGCCGATACCGGCAAGCCCTGCACCGATTTCGGCGATAATGGCGTGCTGAACGTGGACAAGTGGAACACGGTCAATGACAGCTTCCCGCTTTCCGTGCTGCAGCCGCCGACGGTTGCGGGCAATCACCTGATCCTCGGCTGGGCCGGTCAGGACTGGGAGTCGGCAGAGGCTCCTCCGGGCGCGGTCTTCTCGGTCGATGCGCAGACCGGGGAGCTGCAATGGTCCTTCGAGACCCTGCCCGAGAATATCCGCCGCAAGACCGGCACCGCGAACGTCTGGACCGCGATGTCCGTCGATCCGGGCCTGAACATGGTCTATCTGCCCGTGGCCTCGCCCTCGCCGAACTATTGGGGCGGCAACCGGACCGAGCAGATCCCCTACGCCACCTCGACCACCGCGCTCGATCTCGACACGGGCAAGGTCGTCTGGTCGCGCCAATGGGTGCATCACGACATCTGGGACTATGACATCAACTCCGCGCCGACGCTGATGGACATCACGGTCGACGGCAAGGAAATCCCGGCGCTGATGCAGGGCACGAAGATGGGCTTCCTGTTCGTCGTGAACCGCGAGACCGGCGAGGATGTCTGGCCGATCGAGGAACGCCCTGTTCCGCAGGGCGACGGCACGGTGAAAGGCGAGGTCTATGCCAAGACCCAACCCTTCCCGACCAAACCCGCGCCGCTTCTCGATCAGTCGAAGAAGCCAGAGGTCTGGGGCATCGCCGATCTCGTTTCGGGCGGCGCTTGCTCGGAGCTTTTCGACAACCTCACCTATGAGGGGATGTATACCCCGCCGACCACCAAGGGCGAAGGCACGCTGGCCTATCCCGACAGTGCGGGCGGCGTACAATGGGGCGGCGTGGCCTTCGATCCCAACGCGCAGATCGCGGTCGTGAACACGAGCCACATCGTTCAATACATCAAGCTCTGGGAGCGTCAGGACTACGAGAAGAACGCCGGTGGTTCGGGCAACGAGAACGGCTTCTACCCGCAGAAAGGCGCGCCCTACGGCATGAGCTTGGGCAACGCGCTGAACTCGCTCGGGATGCCGTGCTGGAAACCGCCGTTTGGCGAACTGGTCGCGATCGACATGCATACCGGCGACGTGAAATGGCGCAAGCCGCTCGGCAGCTCGCAGAAATACGGGTTCTTCATGCCCGAGAGCATGGGCTCGCCCACAATCGGCGGTCCGGCGGTGACCAAGTCGGGGCTGATCTTCATCGGCGCGACGATGGATGCCAAGGCGCGCGCCTATGACATCCAGACAGGCAAGGAGCTGTGGTCCTCGCAGCTTGAAGCCCCGGTCGTCGCGAACCCGGCGATCTACGAGTACAAAGGGCGCGAATACGTGGCCTTCATCTCGGGTGGCAACTCGATCCTGAAGCCCACCGTGGGCGATCTGGTGGCCGTCTACGCGCTGCCGGAGAACTGA
- a CDS encoding XdhC family protein: protein MAEMPLPAPGRLAALAILTRIEGAGYRPLGAAMSLDDRGDIRGHLSAGCIDADIEHHLNKVAQDGCTRHLRYGEGSPFIDLVLPCGGALDITVIPAPPVADQERVAEAIDARMPLSLHLSGTQGTLTLEPQPETDLSLHLVPEPRFVIFGTGVEAETFAQLAAGAGYQADLIMPDPVSLPGVTSHEFRRSNPLGDIQTDPRMAALLFVHDHDREIPILAQLLESDAFFIGAQGSRRTARQRAVALRRKGLSEAAISRLRGPVGLIEQAREPRLLAVSVLAEVLQLARV, encoded by the coding sequence ATGGCGGAAATGCCACTGCCCGCGCCGGGACGGCTCGCCGCGCTGGCTATTCTGACACGGATCGAGGGGGCGGGGTACCGCCCCCTCGGTGCTGCGATGAGCCTCGACGATCGGGGCGATATTCGCGGCCATCTCTCGGCGGGCTGCATCGATGCCGATATCGAACACCATCTGAACAAGGTCGCGCAGGACGGCTGTACGCGGCATCTGCGCTACGGCGAGGGCTCGCCCTTCATCGACCTCGTGCTGCCCTGTGGCGGGGCGCTCGACATCACGGTGATCCCGGCCCCGCCCGTAGCCGATCAGGAGCGCGTGGCCGAAGCGATCGACGCTCGGATGCCGCTGTCGCTGCACCTGTCGGGCACGCAGGGCACCCTGACACTCGAGCCCCAACCCGAGACCGATCTGAGCCTGCACCTCGTGCCCGAGCCGCGTTTCGTGATCTTCGGCACCGGCGTCGAGGCGGAAACCTTTGCGCAGCTCGCCGCGGGCGCAGGCTATCAGGCCGATCTCATAATGCCTGATCCCGTGAGCTTGCCCGGCGTGACGAGCCACGAATTCCGGCGCAGCAATCCGCTTGGGGACATCCAAACTGATCCGCGCATGGCGGCGCTTTTGTTCGTCCACGATCACGATCGGGAAATCCCGATCCTCGCCCAGCTTCTGGAGAGCGACGCCTTCTTCATCGGCGCGCAGGGCAGCCGCCGCACGGCGCGCCAGCGCGCGGTGGCGCTGCGTCGCAAGGGCCTCTCGGAGGCCGCGATTTCGCGGCTGCGCGGTCCGGTCGGCCTGATCGAACAGGCACGCGAGCCGCGGCTGTTGGCGGTGTCGGTGCTGGCCGAAGTGCTGCAACTGGCGCGGGTCTGA
- a CDS encoding xanthine dehydrogenase family protein molybdopterin-binding subunit: MSDTFTMDEAQPRLLDETKQGLVGAPLDRPEGKLKVTGTATYAAEFKPDGMVHGVMLRATITRGKVTGFDETEAKKLPGYLGLFHGPEFVRNPAQGMAGAAPVQPGDRVDYHGQPIGLVVAESFETARDAAARIKINYEQNPGAPVDPAGVELELNEKRESIQGDLDAAMEKAAQSVDLEYTTAGHVAAAMEPHAGIAEWKDGRLVLHGSLQMVRFNKEELAGAVGIESDKVHILAPYVGGGFGSKLGISSEHVAAALAARELDRPVRIVLSRQTVFDAVLRRTETWQRLRLSADASGKLTGIGHEDRVSNLEEEAFSEPVNAASRFMYGAPNRVMRQHISRNHRTPTGSVRAPGEAVGTFALETAMDELAEKLGLCPVELRLRNIPEKHPDTGQAYSARALEDSLREGAKRFGWDQRPETGTRREGEWLIGMGVAAAGRANFLVPSAARVTLSADGALVETDMTDIGTGSYAILGQIAGEMLGLPIDKVSVHLADSDLPGASGSGGSFGASSSGSSVFLAARKIREQLADKLGCKFEELSLGNGEVSGGGKTAKLVDLLSDPISAEGKIEGGKTAKSHFSAGFGAHFAEVAVNEVSGEVRVRRMLGVLGIGRVLNEKTARSQAVGGMVWGVGSALHEELGHDPRTGHIVTRDLANYHVPSHADIPRQMEVVFLPERDDEANPIQSKGVGELGISGAGAAVINAIHNATGVRLRHYPATPDKVLEGFANGR, from the coding sequence ATGAGCGACACGTTCACGATGGATGAAGCGCAGCCGCGGCTGCTCGACGAAACCAAACAGGGGTTGGTGGGCGCTCCGCTCGACCGCCCCGAGGGCAAGCTGAAAGTGACCGGCACCGCGACCTATGCGGCCGAATTCAAGCCCGACGGCATGGTGCATGGCGTGATGCTGCGCGCCACGATCACGCGCGGCAAGGTCACCGGCTTTGATGAGACGGAGGCGAAGAAGCTCCCCGGCTATCTGGGCCTGTTCCACGGCCCGGAATTCGTGCGCAACCCGGCGCAGGGCATGGCAGGCGCCGCGCCGGTGCAGCCCGGTGACCGCGTCGATTATCACGGCCAGCCCATCGGTCTCGTGGTCGCGGAAAGCTTCGAGACCGCGCGCGACGCCGCCGCCCGGATCAAGATCAACTACGAGCAGAACCCCGGCGCGCCGGTCGATCCGGCGGGCGTGGAGCTCGAGCTGAACGAGAAGCGCGAAAGCATCCAGGGCGATCTCGACGCCGCGATGGAGAAGGCCGCGCAATCGGTCGATCTCGAATACACCACCGCCGGCCACGTCGCTGCCGCGATGGAGCCGCATGCGGGTATCGCCGAGTGGAAGGACGGTCGCCTCGTTCTACATGGCTCGCTGCAAATGGTCCGTTTCAACAAAGAGGAGTTGGCCGGTGCGGTTGGCATCGAGTCCGACAAGGTCCACATTCTCGCGCCCTATGTGGGCGGCGGGTTCGGCTCCAAGCTGGGCATCTCCTCCGAGCATGTCGCGGCGGCGCTTGCCGCGCGCGAACTCGACCGTCCGGTGCGTATCGTGCTGAGCCGTCAGACCGTCTTCGATGCCGTGCTGCGCCGCACCGAGACGTGGCAGCGCCTGCGCCTTTCGGCGGACGCGAGCGGCAAGCTGACCGGGATCGGGCACGAAGATCGTGTCTCCAATCTCGAAGAGGAAGCCTTCTCCGAACCGGTCAACGCCGCGAGCCGCTTCATGTATGGCGCGCCCAACCGGGTCATGCGTCAACATATCTCGCGCAATCACCGCACGCCTACGGGCTCGGTCCGCGCGCCGGGCGAGGCGGTTGGCACCTTCGCGCTGGAAACCGCGATGGATGAGCTGGCCGAGAAGCTGGGTCTCTGCCCGGTGGAACTGCGCCTTCGCAACATCCCCGAAAAACACCCCGACACCGGTCAGGCGTACTCGGCGCGCGCGCTGGAAGACAGCCTGCGCGAAGGCGCGAAGCGCTTCGGCTGGGATCAGCGCCCCGAGACCGGAACGCGTCGCGAAGGCGAATGGCTGATCGGCATGGGCGTCGCGGCTGCGGGGCGGGCAAACTTCCTCGTGCCCTCGGCGGCGCGCGTGACGCTCAGCGCAGACGGTGCGCTGGTCGAGACCGACATGACCGATATCGGCACCGGCAGCTACGCCATCCTCGGACAGATCGCGGGCGAGATGCTGGGCCTGCCGATCGACAAGGTCTCGGTCCATCTGGCCGATAGCGACCTTCCGGGGGCCTCCGGGTCGGGCGGCTCCTTCGGGGCGTCGTCGTCGGGCTCCTCGGTGTTCCTCGCCGCACGCAAAATCCGCGAGCAGCTTGCGGACAAGCTCGGCTGCAAGTTCGAAGAGTTGAGCCTTGGCAATGGCGAGGTTTCGGGCGGTGGCAAAACCGCGAAACTGGTCGATCTGCTAAGCGATCCGATCAGCGCCGAGGGCAAGATCGAAGGCGGCAAGACCGCCAAGAGCCACTTCTCGGCAGGCTTCGGCGCACATTTCGCCGAAGTCGCGGTGAACGAGGTCTCGGGCGAGGTGCGCGTGCGCCGGATGCTCGGCGTTCTCGGCATCGGTCGCGTGCTCAACGAGAAGACCGCGCGCAGTCAGGCCGTCGGCGGCATGGTCTGGGGCGTCGGTTCGGCTCTGCACGAGGAGCTTGGCCACGATCCGCGCACCGGCCATATCGTCACCCGCGATCTGGCGAATTATCACGTCCCGTCGCACGCGGATATCCCGCGCCAGATGGAGGTGGTGTTCCTGCCCGAGCGCGATGACGAGGCGAACCCGATCCAGTCCAAAGGCGTGGGGGAGCTTGGCATTTCGGGCGCAGGGGCCGCGGTGATCAACGCGATCCACAATGCGACGGGCGTGCGGCTGCGCCACTACCCGGCCACGCCCGACAAGGTACTCGAGGGGTTTGCCAATGGACGGTAG
- a CDS encoding DNA topoisomerase IB codes for MKDLPDLVYYPDDRPGITRRRCGRGFSYMAPDGTTIARGTERKRIEALAVPPAYEDVWICPRQNGHLQATGRDARARKQYRYHPDWTEFRSQRKFNRLAEFGTVLPRLRRAILSDLRGHDPGDRAFALAAVLALLDRAAIRVGNADYARENRSFGATTLRGAHMTLDGGTLRLAFTGKGGTKIESELRDRTLERALTQLDDLPGAELITWIDEDGDPHSVRSDEVNAFLADRTGAEGLTAKTFRTWNGSAAALEAALRQADGGRVTIKAMAEAASERLHNTPTIARNSYIHPKVIALTEAEPEALVALAQTAPAVDGLRKAEAQLLHLLDRGTR; via the coding sequence ATGAAAGACCTGCCCGATCTCGTCTATTATCCCGATGACCGGCCCGGCATAACGCGCAGGCGCTGCGGGCGCGGGTTTTCCTATATGGCCCCTGACGGGACGACCATCGCGCGCGGCACCGAGCGCAAACGGATCGAGGCACTGGCCGTGCCGCCCGCCTATGAAGATGTCTGGATTTGCCCGCGGCAGAACGGCCATCTGCAGGCGACGGGCCGCGACGCGCGGGCGCGCAAGCAATATCGCTATCACCCGGACTGGACCGAGTTTCGGTCGCAGAGGAAGTTCAACCGGCTCGCGGAATTCGGCACCGTCCTGCCGCGTCTGCGCCGGGCAATCCTGAGCGATCTGCGCGGCCATGACCCCGGGGATCGGGCCTTCGCGCTGGCCGCAGTTCTCGCTCTGCTGGACCGCGCCGCGATCCGCGTCGGAAATGCCGATTACGCGCGCGAGAACCGCAGCTTCGGCGCGACCACGCTGCGCGGCGCGCATATGACACTCGACGGCGGTACGCTGCGGCTGGCCTTCACCGGCAAGGGCGGCACGAAGATCGAAAGCGAGCTGCGCGACAGGACGTTGGAGCGCGCGCTGACGCAGCTCGACGATCTGCCCGGGGCCGAGCTGATCACCTGGATCGACGAGGATGGCGACCCCCATTCGGTGCGCTCGGACGAGGTGAACGCTTTCCTCGCCGACCGTACCGGGGCCGAGGGGCTGACCGCAAAGACCTTCCGTACGTGGAACGGCTCGGCGGCGGCGCTGGAGGCCGCACTGCGTCAGGCGGATGGCGGGCGGGTGACGATCAAGGCGATGGCAGAGGCCGCCTCTGAGCGACTGCACAACACGCCCACGATCGCGCGCAACTCCTACATCCATCCGAAGGTGATCGCGCTGACCGAGGCGGAGCCGGAGGCGCTTGTCGCTCTTGCGCAAACCGCGCCCGCGGTCGACGGGCTGCGCAAGGCCGAGGCGCAGCTACTGCATCTTCTCGACCGCGGCACGCGCTGA
- a CDS encoding alpha,alpha-trehalose-phosphate synthase (UDP-forming): MSARLIVVSNRIPSEATPSGGLVVALHEALREKGGIWIGAHPETGPEEPTLIDMGGTQYDKLAFRLTEEDRAAYYLGFANSVLWPIAHHRTDLVEINRSFDEGYLRVNRRIAEQMAEVISPEDHIWIHDYHFFPLAEELRRLGVTNRIGFFLHIPFPNITDLDVLPDPPAFARWLAHYDLVGLQTRADVARCLEMFRADPRAEMLPNGAIKFGAQEVSVRSFPIGISAESFARAAQDCAPPPAHELFGDAYVIGVDRLDYSKGLPQRFRAFERYLETYDTGPRASLVQIAPPSRESVRAYQEITADLQQIAGQVNGRFGEVHWAPIRFLHRPVPRDEIAGLLRGARAALVTPLADGMNLVAKEYVAAQDPEDPGVLVLSRFAGAAEDMTEALLVNPHDVDETATAIRRALTMPLKERQARHAACMEVVHATDTGAWARSFLDQLAACTPALRITGRAAEWLRGEEGREFDPGAHRSISKEEV, translated from the coding sequence ATGTCCGCCCGCCTCATCGTCGTGTCCAACCGTATCCCTTCCGAGGCCACGCCCTCGGGCGGGCTCGTGGTGGCGCTGCATGAGGCGCTGCGTGAGAAAGGCGGCATCTGGATCGGGGCGCATCCCGAAACGGGCCCGGAAGAGCCCACCCTCATCGATATGGGCGGGACGCAATATGACAAGCTCGCCTTCCGTCTGACCGAGGAAGACCGCGCGGCCTATTACCTGGGCTTCGCGAATTCCGTGCTCTGGCCGATCGCGCATCACCGCACCGATCTGGTCGAGATCAATCGCAGCTTCGACGAAGGCTACCTGCGCGTGAACCGCCGGATCGCGGAGCAGATGGCCGAGGTGATCTCGCCCGAGGATCACATCTGGATTCACGACTACCATTTCTTCCCGCTGGCGGAGGAGCTGCGCAGGTTGGGTGTGACCAACCGCATCGGCTTCTTCCTGCATATTCCTTTCCCCAACATCACCGATCTCGATGTGTTGCCCGACCCGCCCGCCTTCGCGCGCTGGCTGGCGCATTACGATCTGGTCGGCCTGCAGACGCGGGCTGACGTGGCGCGATGCCTCGAGATGTTCCGCGCCGACCCACGGGCAGAAATGCTGCCCAACGGCGCGATCAAATTCGGCGCGCAGGAGGTGTCCGTCCGGTCTTTCCCGATTGGCATTTCAGCTGAGAGCTTCGCCCGGGCGGCGCAGGACTGCGCGCCGCCGCCCGCGCACGAATTGTTCGGAGACGCCTATGTCATCGGCGTCGACCGGCTCGACTACTCCAAGGGGTTGCCGCAACGCTTCCGCGCGTTCGAGCGCTATCTGGAGACCTACGACACGGGGCCGCGCGCCTCGCTGGTGCAGATCGCGCCGCCGTCGCGCGAAAGCGTGCGGGCCTATCAGGAGATCACCGCCGACCTTCAGCAGATCGCGGGGCAGGTGAATGGGCGCTTCGGCGAGGTCCATTGGGCGCCGATCCGCTTCCTGCACCGCCCGGTGCCGCGCGACGAGATCGCGGGGCTGCTGCGCGGCGCACGGGCGGCACTTGTGACCCCGCTCGCCGACGGGATGAACCTCGTAGCGAAGGAATATGTCGCAGCGCAGGATCCGGAGGATCCGGGCGTGTTGGTGCTGTCGCGCTTCGCGGGCGCCGCCGAGGACATGACCGAGGCCCTGCTGGTCAATCCGCATGACGTGGATGAGACCGCCACCGCGATCCGCCGCGCTCTGACGATGCCGCTGAAGGAACGTCAGGCGCGCCATGCCGCCTGCATGGAAGTGGTCCACGCGACCGATACCGGCGCCTGGGCGCGGAGTTTCCTCGATCAGCTCGCCGCCTGCACACCCGCTTTGCGCATTACCGGACGCGCCGCCGAATGGCTGCGCGGAGAAGAGGGCCGGGAATTCGACCCCGGCGCGCATCGCTCTATTTCAAAGGAGGAGGTCTGA
- a CDS encoding FAD binding domain-containing protein: MRPFDYLRANALDDAASKAGDGAQFIAGGTNLLDLMKLQVMTPETVIDINNIDGLDKIEPHEGGLKIGTLVRNADLAADAQVRRAYPVLSRALLAGASGQIRNKATTGGNLLQRTRCPYFYDPAMACNKRDPGAGCAAKGGVSRMLAILGTSAACRAAHPSDMAVAMRALDAQVKIRGTDGATRTVAMDELYQLPGETPEIETSLKPGEIITAVVLPAPQPNATQSYRKIRDRASYAFALVSVATVVEMEGETIKTASLAFGGIGARPWADAQVNAMLEGETPSEELFGKAADTLLAEAVTDEGNDFKREMTRRALIAVMREATGMAPASTGTDKVEALA, from the coding sequence ATGAGACCTTTCGACTATCTTCGCGCAAACGCACTCGATGACGCGGCCTCCAAGGCGGGTGACGGCGCGCAGTTCATCGCGGGCGGGACCAACCTGCTGGACCTGATGAAACTGCAGGTGATGACCCCCGAGACGGTCATCGACATCAACAATATCGACGGGCTGGACAAGATCGAGCCGCATGAGGGCGGACTGAAGATCGGCACGCTGGTGCGCAATGCCGATCTGGCAGCAGATGCGCAGGTGCGCCGCGCCTATCCGGTTCTGTCGCGCGCCCTGCTGGCGGGCGCATCGGGCCAGATCCGCAACAAGGCGACCACGGGCGGCAACCTGCTGCAACGCACGCGCTGCCCCTATTTCTACGACCCGGCGATGGCCTGCAACAAGCGCGACCCCGGCGCGGGCTGTGCCGCCAAGGGCGGCGTAAGCCGCATGCTCGCGATCCTAGGCACTTCGGCTGCCTGCCGCGCCGCACATCCCTCCGATATGGCGGTGGCGATGCGCGCGCTCGATGCGCAGGTGAAAATCCGTGGCACCGATGGAGCAACCCGCACCGTGGCGATGGACGAACTCTATCAGCTGCCCGGCGAGACGCCCGAGATCGAGACGAGCCTGAAGCCGGGCGAGATCATCACCGCGGTGGTCCTCCCTGCCCCGCAACCGAACGCCACGCAGAGCTATCGCAAGATCCGCGACCGGGCGTCTTACGCCTTCGCGCTCGTCTCAGTCGCTACCGTGGTCGAGATGGAGGGCGAGACGATCAAGACCGCCTCGCTCGCCTTCGGTGGCATCGGCGCGCGCCCTTGGGCGGATGCGCAAGTCAATGCGATGCTCGAAGGCGAGACCCCGTCGGAGGAACTGTTCGGCAAGGCCGCCGATACGCTTCTGGCCGAAGCGGTCACCGATGAGGGCAACGATTTCAAACGCGAAATGACCCGCCGCGCACTGATCGCGGTGATGCGCGAGGCGACGGGCATGGCCCCGGCCTCGACCGGAACGGACAAGGTGGAGGCGCTGGCATGA